Proteins from one Ramlibacter sp. PS4R-6 genomic window:
- a CDS encoding transglycosylase SLT domain-containing protein, with protein MKYLYPAGLAALLFLAGCATSQSPAPVSDTAKNDKSVAAASSSTSAPPPAPVAAVIPGGDLKPIAPVETASRQVTLLLPPADLWERMRRGFKMNDLQSDYVRQQEQFYLQRPDYIGRMTERSRKYLFHIVEELERRDMPTELALLPFVESAFNPQAVSSARAAGMWQFIPSTGKVFDLKQNVFRDDRRDVLASTRAALDYLQKLYGMFGDWHLALAAYNWGEGSVGRAIARNQKLGLGTKYPDLNMPNETRWYVPKLQALKNIVANPDAYNAELPLIGNHPYFQAVTITRDLDVKLAAQLADVPLEDFKALNPSMNRPIILANGNPQILLPWDNATIFQRNFEAHTAGQYASWTAWKVPSNMSPTEAAKRTGMQEADLRAVNTIPPRMLIKAGSVLIVPRSSKMQADVPDEIADGGQLHLQAEAVTRKMTVKAGKKDTVASLARRYKVSAKQVAEWNDLSPTTELNAGQQVVLYVTVKTGPRAGGKKGGTTRKQSASAKKPAIKAKR; from the coding sequence ATGAAGTACCTGTATCCCGCCGGGCTCGCCGCACTCCTCTTCCTCGCCGGTTGCGCCACGTCGCAGTCGCCCGCGCCGGTCAGCGACACCGCCAAGAACGACAAGAGCGTCGCCGCGGCCTCCTCCAGCACCTCCGCCCCGCCGCCCGCACCCGTCGCCGCGGTGATCCCCGGCGGCGACCTCAAGCCCATCGCCCCCGTCGAGACCGCGTCGCGCCAGGTCACCCTGCTGCTGCCGCCGGCCGACCTGTGGGAGCGCATGCGCCGCGGGTTCAAGATGAATGACCTGCAGAGCGACTACGTGCGCCAGCAGGAGCAGTTCTACCTGCAGCGGCCCGACTACATCGGCCGCATGACCGAGCGCTCGCGCAAGTACCTCTTCCACATCGTCGAGGAACTGGAGCGCCGCGACATGCCGACCGAACTGGCCCTGCTGCCCTTCGTCGAGAGCGCCTTCAACCCGCAGGCCGTTTCCAGCGCGCGCGCCGCCGGCATGTGGCAGTTCATCCCGTCCACCGGCAAGGTGTTCGACCTGAAGCAGAACGTCTTCCGCGACGACCGGCGCGACGTGCTGGCCTCCACGCGCGCCGCGCTCGACTACCTGCAGAAGCTCTACGGCATGTTCGGCGACTGGCACCTGGCGCTGGCCGCGTACAACTGGGGCGAAGGCAGCGTGGGCCGCGCCATCGCGCGCAACCAGAAGCTGGGCCTGGGCACGAAGTACCCCGACCTGAACATGCCCAACGAGACGCGCTGGTACGTGCCCAAGCTGCAGGCGCTCAAAAACATCGTCGCCAACCCCGACGCGTACAACGCGGAGCTGCCGCTGATCGGCAACCACCCGTACTTCCAGGCCGTCACGATCACGCGCGACCTCGACGTCAAGCTGGCCGCGCAGCTGGCCGACGTGCCGCTGGAGGACTTCAAGGCGCTGAACCCCTCGATGAACCGCCCGATCATCCTGGCCAACGGCAACCCGCAGATCCTGCTGCCCTGGGACAACGCCACGATCTTCCAGCGCAACTTCGAGGCCCACACGGCCGGCCAGTACGCGAGCTGGACGGCCTGGAAGGTCCCTTCGAACATGAGCCCCACCGAGGCCGCCAAGCGCACCGGCATGCAGGAGGCCGACCTGCGCGCCGTCAACACCATCCCGCCGCGCATGCTGATCAAGGCCGGCTCGGTGCTGATCGTGCCGCGCTCCTCGAAGATGCAGGCCGACGTGCCCGACGAGATCGCCGACGGCGGCCAGCTGCACCTGCAGGCCGAAGCGGTCACGCGCAAGATGACCGTGAAGGCCGGCAAGAAGGACACCGTCGCCAGCCTGGCGCGCCGCTACAAGGTCAGCGCCAAGCAGGTCGCGGAGTGGAACGACCTGTCGCCCACCACCGAGCTGAATGCCGGCCAGCAGGTCGTGCTGTACGTGACGGTGAAGACCGGGCCGCGTGCCGGCGGCAAGAAGGGCGGCACGACGCGCAAGCAGTCGGCCTCCGCGAAGAAGCCGGCCATCAAGGCCAAGCGCTAG
- a CDS encoding WD40/YVTN/BNR-like repeat-containing protein → MAAPTIWVGTRKGLFAVRKGASGWSLGAPRFPGEPVSQFARDAKTGDCYAALRLGHFGVKVWKGTDGGEWKEAAAPAFPAKPTEGEWKDDATPWTVDMVWGLHAQGGTLWAGCLPAGLFKSTDGGASWQLQESLWLRPERKEWFGGGYDHAGIHSIAVDPRDAEHVTIAISCGGVWQTRDGGKTWANTSKGMVATFMPPERQEDPNIQDVHRMVQCAGKPDVLWAQNHFGIYRSTDGGMQWSRIPPPQPTDFGFAVAVHPRDADTAWFVPAHSDQQRMPADGRMVATRTRDGGASFEAIGKGLPERDAYHLVYRHALAVGEDGATLAMGSTTGGLWVSEDAGASWHCVSRDLPPIACVQVA, encoded by the coding sequence ATGGCAGCTCCCACGATCTGGGTCGGAACGCGCAAGGGCCTCTTCGCCGTACGCAAGGGCGCGTCGGGCTGGTCCCTCGGCGCGCCGCGCTTCCCGGGCGAGCCGGTGTCGCAGTTCGCGCGCGATGCGAAGACGGGCGACTGCTACGCGGCGCTGCGCCTCGGGCACTTCGGCGTGAAGGTGTGGAAGGGCACGGACGGCGGCGAATGGAAAGAGGCCGCGGCGCCCGCATTCCCGGCCAAGCCCACGGAAGGCGAATGGAAGGACGACGCCACGCCGTGGACGGTCGACATGGTGTGGGGCCTGCACGCGCAAGGGGGCACGCTGTGGGCCGGCTGCCTGCCGGCGGGCCTGTTCAAGTCCACCGACGGCGGCGCTTCGTGGCAATTGCAGGAGAGCCTGTGGCTGCGGCCCGAGCGCAAGGAGTGGTTCGGCGGCGGCTACGACCACGCGGGCATCCACTCGATCGCGGTGGACCCGCGCGATGCCGAGCACGTGACCATCGCCATCTCGTGCGGCGGCGTGTGGCAGACGCGCGATGGCGGCAAGACGTGGGCGAATACCTCGAAGGGAATGGTCGCGACCTTCATGCCGCCGGAGCGCCAGGAAGACCCGAACATCCAGGACGTGCACCGCATGGTGCAGTGCGCCGGCAAGCCCGACGTGCTGTGGGCCCAGAACCACTTCGGCATCTACCGCTCCACCGATGGCGGCATGCAGTGGTCGCGCATCCCGCCGCCGCAGCCGACGGACTTCGGTTTCGCGGTCGCCGTGCATCCGCGCGACGCGGACACGGCCTGGTTCGTGCCGGCGCATTCCGACCAGCAGCGCATGCCGGCGGACGGCCGCATGGTCGCCACGCGCACGCGTGACGGCGGCGCCTCCTTCGAGGCGATCGGCAAGGGGCTGCCCGAGCGCGACGCCTACCACCTCGTCTACCGCCATGCGCTGGCGGTGGGCGAGGACGGGGCGACGCTCGCGATGGGCTCGACGACCGGCGGCCTGTGGGTCAGCGAAGACGCGGGCGCTTCATGGCACTGCGTCTCGCGCGACCTGCCGCCGATCGCCTGCGTGCAAGTCGCTTAG
- the moeA gene encoding molybdopterin molybdotransferase MoeA, with translation MKSLAEIAAQLQGYDPKALSADAVNDFLARLVEPVRETEDVPVMEALGRVVARDIVSPISVPPHDNSAMDGFAFDGALLAAGGTIALDVIGTAFAGKAWQGTVGPGQGVKIMTGAIMPAGLDTVVPQEFTQAQDDKRVTFPADTLRRGDNRRLKGEDLQEGKPALAAGTRLGPAACGLVASLGLARVPVFRKLRVAYFSTGDEILSLGEAPREGAVYDSNRYTVHGLLTRLGCEVIDMGVVRDEPALLEAAFREAAAKADAIITSGGVSVGEADYTKAMMAKLGDVAFWRIAMRPGRPMAVGRIGSSVLFGLPGNPVAVMVTFLAFVRPALLKMMGAAAPAQPYLRARSAEAMRKKPGRTEYQRGIVSTGKDGQLEVRTTGNQGSGVLSSMVQANGLIVLHHAQGNVAAGDAVDVLVFDGAI, from the coding sequence ATGAAGAGCCTGGCCGAGATCGCGGCGCAGCTGCAAGGCTACGACCCGAAGGCGCTGAGCGCCGATGCGGTGAACGACTTCCTCGCGCGGCTCGTCGAGCCCGTGCGCGAAACCGAGGACGTGCCGGTGATGGAAGCGCTGGGGCGCGTGGTGGCGCGCGACATCGTGTCGCCCATCTCCGTGCCGCCGCACGACAACTCGGCGATGGATGGCTTCGCTTTCGATGGCGCGCTGCTCGCAGCGGGCGGCACCATTGCGCTGGACGTCATCGGCACGGCCTTCGCCGGCAAGGCCTGGCAAGGCACCGTGGGCCCCGGCCAGGGCGTGAAGATCATGACCGGCGCGATCATGCCCGCGGGGCTGGACACCGTGGTGCCGCAGGAGTTCACGCAGGCGCAGGACGACAAGCGCGTGACCTTCCCCGCCGACACCCTGCGCCGCGGCGACAACCGGCGCCTGAAGGGCGAGGATCTGCAGGAAGGCAAGCCGGCGCTGGCCGCCGGCACGCGCCTGGGGCCCGCGGCCTGCGGCCTGGTCGCGAGCCTGGGCCTGGCGCGGGTGCCGGTGTTCCGCAAGCTGCGCGTCGCCTACTTCTCCACCGGCGACGAGATCCTGAGCCTGGGCGAGGCGCCACGCGAAGGCGCGGTGTACGACAGCAACCGCTACACCGTGCACGGCCTGCTCACGCGCCTGGGTTGCGAGGTGATCGACATGGGCGTGGTGCGCGACGAGCCCGCCTTGCTGGAGGCCGCGTTTCGCGAGGCCGCCGCAAAGGCGGACGCGATCATCACGAGCGGCGGCGTGAGCGTGGGCGAGGCCGACTACACGAAGGCGATGATGGCGAAGCTGGGCGACGTCGCCTTCTGGCGCATCGCCATGCGCCCCGGCCGGCCGATGGCGGTGGGGCGCATCGGCTCATCCGTGCTGTTCGGCCTGCCCGGCAATCCGGTGGCCGTGATGGTGACCTTCCTCGCCTTCGTGCGGCCGGCGCTCTTGAAGATGATGGGCGCGGCCGCGCCAGCCCAGCCGTACCTGCGCGCGCGCAGCGCCGAGGCGATGCGCAAGAAGCCCGGCCGCACCGAATACCAGCGCGGCATCGTGAGCACGGGCAAGGATGGACAGCTCGAGGTACGCACCACGGGCAACCAGGGCTCGGGCGTACTCAGCTCGATGGTGCAGGCCAACGGGCTGATCGTGCTGCATCACGCGCAAGGCAACGTCGCGGCTGGCGACGCCGTGGATGTGCTGGTCTTCGACGGCGCGATCTGA
- a CDS encoding efflux RND transporter permease subunit: MQLPEISIRRPVFATVLSLLVLLVGIVSFTRLSVREYPKIDEPVVTVTVTYKGASPEVMESQVSKPLEDSIAGIDAVDVITSISRAEQTQITVRFRLEKDADAAAAEVRDRTSRVRNKLPQSIDEPVIAKVEADAFPVIWLAFTSDTLNPLQINDLVNRIVKPRLQTVTGVADVRIYGERKYAMRIWLDPDKLAGYRLTTQDIEDAVKRSNLEVPAGRIESQQREFSVTSQTDLVRASQFGEIVVKSVNGFPVKMRDVARVEEAAADERSAVRLNGRYAISAGVIRQATANPLTLSQGVREMIPRLKQDLPADINVEIANDNSLFIDRSVKNVYHTIGEAILLVALVIFVFLRTVRASIIPLVTIPVSLIGAFAMMALFGFTINTLTLLALVLAIGLVVDDAIVMLENIFRHIEEGMDPFSAAIKGAREIGFAVVSMTLTLVAVYAPLAFTPGRTGRLFVEFALALAGSVLVSGFVALTLTPMMCSKLLRHNPKPSWFDVHMERWLTALTDRYARALRWVLLARAPAEPGTWRGRLLQARWIVIGIMATSALAIGIVWPSMKSELSPLEDRGVILANINAPDGATLEYTNRYANVLEQLGQQYKEFDRIFANIGNPTVSQGSVVYRAVDWENRTRTTLEIAREMTPKFNAMPGVSAFPITPPSLGQGFRERPLNFVIQTSDSYENLNRITRQILDEMAKNPGLMGVDVDLRLNKPELKIVVDREKAADMGVSVEVVARAVETALGGRQVTRYKRDAEQYDVIIQNRASGRTTPEDIDSLYVRGRNDTMIPLSALVKVNESVSPRELNHFGQRRSVSITANLASDYSLGQALQFMDQTAARVLKPGYTTDLNGTSREFRSSQGALAIVFVLALLFIFLVLAAQFESFVDPFVIMLSVPLSMIGALLALKWSGGSLNVYSQIGLITLVGLITKHGILIVEFSNQLREQGMDMVEAVVKAASQRLRPILMTTGAMVLGALPLATATGAGAESRVQIGWVIVGGMSLGTMLTIFVVPTMYLLFARRRVPGAIRSEIDEEAHPHVDLVAKERAAQ, encoded by the coding sequence ATGCAACTGCCCGAGATCTCGATCCGCCGCCCGGTCTTCGCGACGGTGCTGTCGCTGCTGGTGCTGCTCGTCGGCATCGTGAGCTTCACGCGCCTGTCGGTGCGCGAGTACCCCAAGATCGACGAGCCGGTCGTGACCGTCACCGTCACGTACAAGGGCGCGTCGCCCGAGGTGATGGAGTCGCAGGTCAGCAAGCCGCTGGAGGATTCGATCGCGGGCATCGACGCCGTCGACGTCATCACGTCGATCAGCCGCGCCGAGCAGACGCAGATCACCGTGCGCTTCCGCCTCGAAAAGGACGCGGACGCCGCCGCCGCGGAAGTCCGCGACCGGACCTCGCGCGTGCGCAACAAGCTGCCCCAGAGCATCGACGAGCCCGTGATCGCGAAAGTGGAAGCCGACGCCTTCCCCGTGATCTGGCTGGCCTTCACGAGCGATACGCTCAACCCGCTGCAGATCAACGACCTGGTCAACCGCATCGTCAAGCCGCGCCTGCAGACGGTGACCGGCGTGGCCGACGTGCGCATCTACGGCGAGCGCAAGTACGCCATGCGCATCTGGCTCGACCCGGACAAGCTCGCGGGATACCGGCTCACCACGCAGGACATCGAGGACGCCGTCAAGCGCAGCAACCTCGAGGTGCCCGCCGGCCGCATCGAGTCGCAGCAGCGCGAGTTCAGCGTCACCTCGCAGACCGACCTGGTCCGCGCGTCGCAGTTCGGCGAGATCGTCGTGAAGAGCGTCAACGGCTTCCCGGTGAAGATGCGCGACGTCGCCCGCGTGGAGGAGGCGGCGGCGGACGAGCGCAGCGCCGTGCGCCTGAACGGCCGCTACGCGATCTCGGCCGGCGTGATCCGCCAGGCCACCGCGAACCCGCTCACGCTGTCGCAGGGCGTGCGCGAGATGATCCCGCGCCTGAAGCAGGACCTGCCGGCGGACATCAACGTCGAGATCGCCAACGACAATTCGCTGTTCATCGACCGCTCGGTGAAGAACGTGTACCACACGATCGGCGAGGCCATCCTGCTGGTGGCGCTGGTGATCTTCGTCTTCCTGCGCACGGTGCGCGCCTCGATCATCCCGCTGGTGACCATCCCGGTGAGCCTCATCGGCGCCTTCGCGATGATGGCGCTCTTCGGATTCACTATCAACACGCTCACCCTGCTGGCGCTGGTGCTGGCGATCGGCCTGGTGGTGGACGACGCCATCGTGATGCTGGAGAACATCTTCCGGCACATCGAGGAGGGCATGGACCCGTTCTCGGCCGCGATCAAGGGCGCGCGCGAAATCGGTTTCGCGGTCGTCTCGATGACGCTGACGCTGGTGGCGGTGTACGCCCCGCTGGCTTTCACGCCCGGGCGCACGGGGCGCCTGTTCGTCGAATTCGCGCTGGCGCTCGCGGGCTCCGTGCTGGTGTCGGGCTTCGTCGCCCTGACGCTCACGCCGATGATGTGCTCCAAGCTGCTGCGCCACAACCCGAAGCCGAGCTGGTTCGACGTGCACATGGAGCGGTGGCTGACCGCGCTGACCGACCGCTATGCCCGCGCGCTGCGCTGGGTCCTGCTGGCGCGGGCACCGGCCGAGCCCGGCACGTGGCGCGGGCGGCTGCTGCAGGCGCGGTGGATCGTGATCGGCATCATGGCGACCAGCGCGCTGGCGATCGGGATCGTCTGGCCCTCGATGAAGTCGGAGCTCTCGCCGCTGGAAGACCGGGGCGTGATCCTCGCGAACATCAACGCACCCGACGGCGCGACGCTGGAGTACACCAACCGCTACGCCAACGTCCTCGAGCAGCTGGGGCAGCAGTACAAGGAGTTCGACCGCATCTTCGCGAACATCGGCAACCCGACGGTGTCCCAGGGCAGCGTCGTGTACCGCGCGGTCGACTGGGAGAACCGCACGCGCACCACGCTGGAGATCGCCCGCGAGATGACGCCGAAGTTCAACGCGATGCCCGGCGTGAGCGCGTTCCCGATCACGCCGCCGTCGCTCGGCCAGGGCTTCCGCGAGCGTCCGCTCAACTTCGTGATCCAGACTTCCGACAGCTACGAGAACCTCAACCGCATCACGCGCCAGATCCTGGACGAGATGGCGAAGAACCCGGGCCTCATGGGCGTCGACGTGGACCTGCGCCTGAACAAGCCCGAGCTGAAGATCGTCGTGGACCGCGAGAAGGCCGCGGACATGGGCGTGAGCGTCGAGGTCGTGGCGCGCGCGGTCGAGACCGCGCTCGGCGGCCGGCAGGTCACGCGCTACAAGCGCGACGCGGAGCAGTACGACGTGATCATCCAGAACCGCGCCAGCGGCCGCACGACGCCGGAGGACATCGACTCACTGTACGTGCGCGGGCGCAACGACACGATGATCCCGCTGTCGGCGCTGGTGAAAGTGAACGAGAGCGTGAGCCCGCGGGAGCTGAACCACTTCGGGCAGCGCCGCTCGGTGTCCATCACGGCCAACCTCGCGTCCGACTATTCGCTCGGGCAGGCCTTGCAATTCATGGACCAGACGGCCGCCCGGGTGCTCAAGCCCGGCTACACGACGGACCTGAACGGCACGTCGCGCGAGTTCCGCAGCTCGCAGGGCGCGCTGGCCATCGTGTTCGTGCTGGCGCTGCTGTTCATCTTCCTCGTGCTCGCGGCGCAGTTCGAGAGCTTCGTCGACCCGTTCGTGATCATGCTGTCGGTGCCGCTGTCGATGATCGGCGCCCTGCTGGCGCTGAAGTGGTCCGGCGGCTCGCTGAACGTGTACTCGCAGATCGGCCTGATCACGCTGGTGGGCCTCATCACGAAGCACGGCATCCTGATCGTGGAGTTCTCCAACCAGCTGCGGGAGCAGGGGATGGACATGGTCGAGGCGGTGGTGAAAGCCGCTTCGCAGCGCCTGCGCCCGATCCTGATGACCACCGGCGCCATGGTGCTGGGCGCATTGCCCCTGGCCACCGCCACCGGCGCGGGCGCCGAAAGCCGCGTCCAGATCGGCTGGGTCATCGTGGGCGGGATGTCGCTGGGCACCATGCTCACGATCTTCGTCGTGCCGACGATGTACCTGCTCTTCGCGCGCCGGCGCGTGCCCGGCGCGATCAGGTCGGAGATCGACGAGGAAGCGCACCCGCACGTCGACTTGGTCGCCAAGGAGCGTGCGGCGCAATAA
- a CDS encoding MoaD/ThiS family protein produces MPRVEFAPALTRHVACPPQDVPAATLRAALAQAFAAAPAMRHYVLDEQGAVRKHVAVFVNARMVTDRVNLDVPLSAGDKVMVIQALTGG; encoded by the coding sequence ATGCCCAGGGTCGAATTCGCACCGGCGCTGACGCGCCACGTGGCCTGCCCGCCGCAGGACGTGCCGGCGGCGACCCTGCGCGCGGCGCTGGCCCAGGCCTTCGCGGCCGCGCCCGCGATGCGCCACTACGTGCTTGACGAGCAGGGTGCGGTACGCAAGCATGTCGCGGTTTTCGTCAATGCGCGCATGGTGACCGACCGCGTGAACCTCGACGTGCCGCTTTCCGCGGGCGACAAGGTCATGGTCATTCAAGCGCTCACCGGAGGGTGA
- the rnhA gene encoding ribonuclease HI — translation MNEVVMYTDGACKGNPGPGGWGVLMQAGPNVKELYGGERETTNNRMELMAVIQGLQALKRPCAVQLHVDSLYVLKGMTEWLPGWKAKGWRTAAKQPVKNVELWQRLDELVAGSGHAIDWRWVRGHDGDPGNERADELANFGVEVALGRRPPPAV, via the coding sequence GTGAACGAAGTGGTGATGTACACGGACGGGGCGTGCAAGGGCAACCCCGGCCCCGGCGGATGGGGCGTGCTGATGCAGGCCGGGCCCAACGTGAAGGAGCTGTACGGGGGCGAGCGCGAGACCACCAACAACCGGATGGAGCTGATGGCGGTGATCCAGGGCCTGCAGGCGCTCAAGCGCCCGTGCGCGGTGCAGCTGCACGTGGACAGCCTGTACGTCCTCAAGGGCATGACCGAGTGGCTGCCCGGCTGGAAGGCCAAGGGCTGGCGCACGGCGGCCAAGCAGCCGGTCAAGAACGTGGAGCTGTGGCAGCGCCTGGACGAACTCGTCGCCGGTTCGGGCCACGCGATCGACTGGCGCTGGGTGCGCGGGCACGACGGCGACCCGGGGAACGAGCGGGCCGACGAGCTGGCCAATTTCGGCGTGGAAGTGGCCCTGGGCCGCAGGCCGCCGCCGGCCGTGTAA
- a CDS encoding efflux RND transporter periplasmic adaptor subunit, translating into MPSRTTYTLIAAAGIAVASLAAWWLQRPSSASTQAASATAAPQGQGAARPPTVEIARVEVMRLADDTQAVGSLRSRQSVMLKPEVSGRVTRINFRDGERVRRGQVLVQLDDQLVAAQTQQAQAELSIARANHKRNQELVAQNFISQRSVDESSANLKVAEAKLALAAANAARMRLVAPFDGIAGIRSISVGDYLKDGADIVNIEDLDAIFVDFRLPERFQTKVQRGQRASVEVDALPGRRFSALVQAVDPAVDANGRSLGIRACIDNRQMQLRPGMFARVTAVFGQRENARVIPEEALVPQAGRQFVYRLADGPDQDTKIAQRVEVKLGLRLPGRVEILEGLQPGDVVISAGQQRVQKDGMPVRATDLRAGESARSAASRPAAAAASAASAPAQQAQAPAAGDPCAMSAPAAAPEARRAARRA; encoded by the coding sequence ATGCCATCCAGGACCACCTACACCCTCATCGCCGCGGCCGGCATCGCGGTTGCATCCCTTGCCGCCTGGTGGCTGCAAAGGCCTTCCAGCGCTTCGACGCAAGCGGCGTCCGCCACGGCAGCCCCGCAGGGACAAGGCGCGGCACGCCCCCCCACGGTCGAGATCGCGCGCGTGGAGGTCATGCGCCTGGCCGACGACACGCAGGCCGTGGGCAGCCTGCGTTCGCGCCAGAGCGTGATGTTGAAGCCGGAGGTGAGCGGGCGCGTCACGCGCATCAACTTCCGCGACGGCGAACGGGTGCGCCGCGGGCAGGTGCTCGTGCAGCTGGACGACCAGCTCGTCGCCGCCCAGACCCAGCAGGCGCAAGCCGAGCTCTCGATCGCCCGCGCCAACCACAAGCGCAACCAGGAGCTGGTGGCGCAGAACTTCATCAGCCAGCGTTCGGTCGACGAAAGCTCGGCCAACCTCAAGGTGGCCGAGGCCAAGCTCGCGCTCGCGGCAGCGAACGCCGCGCGCATGCGCCTCGTCGCGCCGTTCGACGGCATCGCGGGCATCCGCAGCATCAGCGTGGGCGACTACCTCAAGGACGGCGCCGACATCGTGAACATCGAGGACCTCGATGCGATCTTCGTCGACTTCCGGCTGCCCGAGCGCTTCCAGACCAAGGTCCAGCGCGGCCAGCGCGCCAGCGTCGAAGTCGACGCATTGCCAGGGCGCAGGTTCTCCGCGCTCGTCCAGGCCGTCGACCCGGCGGTGGACGCCAATGGCCGCTCGCTGGGCATCCGCGCCTGCATCGACAACCGCCAGATGCAACTGCGCCCCGGCATGTTCGCCCGCGTGACGGCGGTGTTCGGCCAGCGCGAGAACGCCCGCGTCATCCCGGAAGAAGCGCTGGTCCCGCAAGCCGGGCGGCAGTTCGTCTACCGCCTTGCCGACGGCCCGGATCAGGACACCAAGATCGCGCAGCGCGTGGAGGTGAAGCTCGGCCTGCGCCTGCCCGGCCGCGTCGAGATCCTCGAGGGCCTGCAGCCCGGCGACGTCGTGATCAGCGCGGGCCAGCAGCGCGTGCAAAAGGACGGCATGCCGGTGCGCGCGACCGACCTGCGCGCAGGCGAAAGCGCCCGCTCCGCCGCATCGCGCCCCGCGGCTGCCGCCGCTTCGGCTGCTTCCGCGCCCGCGCAGCAGGCGCAGGCCCCTGCGGCGGGCGACCCCTGCGCGATGAGCGCGCCCGCGGCCGCGCCCGAGGCCCGGCGGGCCGCGCGCCGCGCCTGA
- a CDS encoding hydroxyacylglutathione hydrolase C-terminal domain-containing protein produces MRLTPLPAFQDNYLWFLHDGQRALVDAGDAQPVKASLQREGLELGAILVIDLPGHAAPARMRQSLEKLASWPGGTRVCRTHEYTLSNLKFARAAEPGNLQLIHCRQRCEELRAQGLPTLPSSGPTAPDEVSVFATFRPWKNGFQ; encoded by the coding sequence ATGAGATTGACACCGCTGCCGGCGTTCCAGGACAACTACCTGTGGTTCTTGCACGACGGGCAGCGGGCCCTGGTGGATGCGGGCGACGCACAGCCCGTCAAGGCTTCGCTGCAGCGGGAAGGCCTGGAGCTTGGGGCGATTCTAGTCATCGACCTGCCCGGGCACGCCGCGCCGGCCCGGATGCGCCAATCGCTGGAAAAGTTGGCATCTTGGCCGGGCGGCACGCGGGTGTGCCGCACACATGAATACACACTCAGCAATTTGAAATTCGCAAGGGCCGCGGAACCGGGTAACCTCCAGCTGATCCATTGTCGGCAGCGCTGCGAAGAACTGCGCGCCCAAGGACTGCCCACCCTGCCCTCGTCGGGGCCCACAGCGCCGGATGAAGTGAGCGTGTTCGCCACCTTCCGGCCATGGAAAAACGGATTCCAATGA
- a CDS encoding class I SAM-dependent methyltransferase has product MHEWFETPPGRYLAAWERAEFDRAVGDIFGFHALQLGLPEFDTLRTNRMPHRWLALSEPPRPGSGIKPALVTDFAALPFEENSLDLVVLPHSLELNADPHATLREVERVLVPEGKIVICCLNPASLWGLRQRRAHLYRKLGFGELYLPAEGEFIGYWRLRDWLRLLSFEVETSAFGCYRPSFMTERWLERFDWLDHVGERWWPILGAVYFIVAVKRVRGIKMIGPAWKPSPAIATAPVPLANRGQPTYMEEEVT; this is encoded by the coding sequence ATGCACGAGTGGTTCGAGACCCCTCCCGGGCGCTACCTCGCCGCCTGGGAAAGGGCCGAATTCGACCGCGCCGTCGGCGACATCTTCGGCTTCCACGCACTCCAGCTCGGCCTTCCCGAATTCGACACGCTGCGCACCAACCGCATGCCGCACCGCTGGCTCGCGCTATCCGAGCCGCCACGGCCGGGCAGCGGCATCAAGCCCGCGCTGGTCACCGATTTCGCCGCGCTGCCCTTCGAGGAGAACAGCCTCGACCTGGTCGTGCTGCCGCACTCGCTGGAACTCAACGCAGATCCGCACGCCACGCTGCGCGAGGTCGAGCGCGTCCTGGTGCCCGAGGGCAAGATCGTCATCTGCTGCCTCAACCCCGCGAGCCTGTGGGGCCTGCGCCAGCGGCGCGCCCACCTGTACCGCAAGCTCGGCTTCGGCGAGCTGTATCTGCCGGCCGAGGGCGAGTTCATCGGCTACTGGCGGCTGCGCGACTGGCTGCGCCTGCTGAGCTTCGAAGTCGAGACGAGCGCCTTCGGCTGCTACCGGCCTTCGTTCATGACCGAACGCTGGCTCGAGCGCTTCGACTGGCTGGACCACGTCGGCGAGCGCTGGTGGCCCATCCTCGGCGCCGTCTACTTCATCGTGGCCGTCAAGCGCGTGCGCGGCATCAAGATGATCGGCCCGGCTTGGAAGCCGAGCCCGGCGATCGCGACCGCGCCGGTGCCGCTCGCGAACCGCGGCCAGCCCACCTACATGGAAGAAGAAGTGACGTGA